AGCATAAAAATACTACACTTTAATGTATTAATTCGTTAAAATATCCTTAAACACATAAAAATAGGGGTTGTATACCATGCAAATTGAAAAGTTACGTGGACAAGCATTAGATGAATTGTTCGATGCAATATTAACATTAGAAACACGCGAGGAATGTTATCAATTTTTTGATGATTTATGTACAGTGAATGAACTTCAGTCGTTATCGCAACGCCTGCAAGTTGCGAAGATGATTAAGCAAGGCTACACTTATGCAACGATAGAAGCTGAATCCGGCG
The sequence above is a segment of the Staphylococcus hyicus genome. Coding sequences within it:
- a CDS encoding YerC/YecD family TrpR-related protein — encoded protein: MQIEKLRGQALDELFDAILTLETREECYQFFDDLCTVNELQSLSQRLQVAKMIKQGYTYATIEAESGASTATISRVKRSLQWGNDAYTMILERMDIETKH